The window CGGTGGGCGTGTTCACGTTCGTGCACGAGCACAAGGCCACCACCTCGTTTTTGCAGGACCTCGTCGAGATGGGGGCGACCGGCGCGATAAAGGTCGACAGGGGATTCGCCACCTCGGCAGAGGGCGTCTTCGCCTGCGGCGACGTGCTCTGCGGAAAACCGCAGATGCCTGCGGTCGCCGCGTCGCAGGGGCTCATCGCCGGCATGAGCGTCGGAGCTTATCTGAACTCAATATGAACCGGAGGGGCCATGCCTTTCAAGGCGCTTGTCTTCGATTTCGACGGGATCATCACGGACACCGAGCCGGTGCACATGGAGGCCTGGCAGGGGGTGCTCGAGCCGCTCGGCGTCTTCATCGAGGAGGACGAGTTCCACAGGTACTACGTGGGTCTCAACGACCGCGACTTCCTGGACGCTGTGGCAAAGGCGCACAGGCACCACTTTGAAGAGATCGAAAAGGCCGACCTCATAGAGAGCAAGTCGGCGGCCACCATATCGATGCTCATGAAGGAGATCCCGCTCCTCCCGGGTGTCGGCAAATTCATAGATTCGGTCAGGGACAAGTGCCCCCTTGCCATCTGCAGCGGGGCGAACCGCGGCGAGATAGAATACATACTCAAGCACCTCAAGTGGCACGGCTACTTCGACCCGATCATCGCATCCGACTCGGTGAAAAAGGGAAAGCCGGACCCGGAGGGCTACATCCGCGCATACGAGGGGCTCGTCGAGAAGATCGACGCTCCCGTCATGGCCGGAGAGGTGATCGCCATAGAGGACTCGCCCAGGGGGAT is drawn from Pseudomonadota bacterium and contains these coding sequences:
- a CDS encoding HAD family phosphatase translates to MPFKALVFDFDGIITDTEPVHMEAWQGVLEPLGVFIEEDEFHRYYVGLNDRDFLDAVAKAHRHHFEEIEKADLIESKSAATISMLMKEIPLLPGVGKFIDSVRDKCPLAICSGANRGEIEYILKHLKWHGYFDPIIASDSVKKGKPDPEGYIRAYEGLVEKIDAPVMAGEVIAIEDSPRGIAAAKAAGLRCIAVSNSYERDLLKSADWIVDSLGEVDLRSL